The Sulfurimonas sp. genome includes the window AGAAAGTTTTTGTTTCAATTTTTCTTTTTTTAGTAATCATTGATATAACGCTTGTTAAAAGTTCAATAATTTTTTTAGTATCAATAGGTTTTTGAACAAAGCTATTAACTCCTATTTCAATTGATTCTGAGATTTTTTCGATGTCATTACTAGCAGAAATAACTATAATAATTTGATTTGGATTAATTTCACGAATCTTACGCGAAAGCTCGATACCATCCATTCCTGACATAATGATGTCTACAAACACAACATCTGGTTTTGCCTTATTATAAGTAGCTAATGCTTCTTCGCCATTAAAACATGAATAAACATCAGAAAAAAAGTTTTTAAATGTAGAACTTAAAAGTTCGTTTGTTACTTTTTCATCTTCTACTATCATTGCTGTTAGTTTTTTAGTATGTTCCGTTAGTTGAACTAAATCTATATTTGCCATTTTGATACCTTTTTTGTAAATTAATACTGACATTATATAGATATTTTGGTAACAAATGAAATGACTATTCTATAAAAAGATACAACGATGTGATACATGTACCTAAAAATAGGCTTTTAGAAGTCGTTAAAGTTACTGTTTAAAATTATTAATTTGAAGCTGTTAAAAATAGAACAAACAACTAAACGCTATATTTCTTGAATTTTTCAAGCCAAATAGTATTAGATTCGATTAAATCTTCTTTTTGTTTTAGTAAAGAATCTATAACATTAATCAATGTACTTTCATCCATAAAT containing:
- a CDS encoding response regulator, whose translation is MANIDLVQLTEHTKKLTAMIVEDEKVTNELLSSTFKNFFSDVYSCFNGEEALATYNKAKPDVVFVDIIMSGMDGIELSRKIREINPNQIIIVISASNDIEKISESIEIGVNSFVQKPIDTKKIIELLTSVISMITKKRKIETKTFSISLPLDLYDLVNDNAKAESISKNAVIIRALRGFYE